From the genome of Rhododendron vialii isolate Sample 1 chromosome 10a, ASM3025357v1:
caaaatctcaaaatgaaaCGAGCACAAAATGTAgagatgtttgtattttatattttataaatgagagagGTAAAGAGTCTGGTGAGGGTAGTACatgtattgtaaaaagtatagtacaatAACATCACCttctccatccattttctaatgGGCAGGTAACGGGGGGGGagggggtcccttggtattgtcgggtaaaggaggggagggcagtgttatttcagaaaccttaggggaggtttctgttcgtgtcagaaacctcaggagaggtcagtgaaatttgcccataCTATTTTATCAGTAAGAATgttgctactggtacagatatGATATAATATCTGTAACAGTGTGTACAAATCCCATTTTGTCCCTttttggatctcaaaaaattgattggACCCAATCATTTTGTCTAAAATACTTTATTTACGACtcctgcaaaaaataaactcaattcgATATCGGTTAAGACACCTACAAAACGTCCAACTTTGTCCTAGAATTCAAGCATGAATTCTAGAGCAAAATTTGGAAGTTTCGTAAATGCTCTTAACGATaccggattgagtttattttttacaaggaccataagcaaagtatttcaaacaaaatgagcgaccccgatcatttttttgagacccaaaatgggTCCAAAAAAGAGTTTGTACCCACTGGTATAGATTTTTCATCCGTACCATTAGACTTTCTGTATTAGTAAAGCTACAGGTTTCATTttgatgattcgtaaacaccatttccgatatcggattgaggtgattttttacaggaaccctaaacgaagtattttgaacaaaatgagtggctccgatcatctttgcgggacccgagacgggcgcaaaagcGGTCCGTGCGCTGTTGTTGTACACCACCTGTTGTACTTGTAGCAGCGTTCCTAttttatactccttccgtctcatAATATTTGTGATTTGTCCagtcaaaaaattccaaatttttttaatactttaaaagaactcattgatatccaataaataaattgttgcaaaaaatttgaatttttcttagaaaaaaatataagtattatttttaagttaccATTTTCTGAACCGAACAAATATTTGGGGACGGGAATAGTATGATTTCTATATTTCCGAGATTCGCCTTAGGCCCTGGATTGTCGGCCGTCAGGACTGGCCTTGAGTCGATGCCTACGGTGCTATGGATAATTACGCTGCATGTGCATTGTGGGCGGAGTAGGCAGAGAAAAAACGAGTGGCCATTGACTCATGCATGTGCACGGAGGCATGCAGTGCTTATAAAATGTTGGCCccccaaaaaaaccaaaaaacgtAACGCGTAAGTTCGAGTGTGGACACAAGCGTCTTTTTCATTCAACTATCAAGATTCACGAGAGCGAGATTTAAAAGTGAAAACATAGAACGAAGTATTGAGAGCGAGAGTGGAAAGTCCTAGTAGCAAGCGGATTATTCTAGCCTGAACATCTCTAATGAATCCTATAAAACACTTAATAGTGTGAATAGCTAAAACTTTAGCTAGTGAATGTGCAAAAAAAAGCTACAATGGACTAGATAAGTTAGGTCATTAGTTTATCACTCAATAACTCACTCTCACTCTATAAGTGGGtcctatttttacaaaaaacttcCATCTAGCCATTTAAATTTAGCTATCCCACTTGAGATGCTCTAATCTTTCAATTATGCGTGTGTTCAGTTTCTCTTACGCTTCAACTTAtttattgtcttttctttttgaaaaatttttacttttgaatTTGTCTTTAGGCGAGAAgaaatcataaaataaaaaaagtatttagccttttttatttataaaagcCAAcgttttcaatttatttttgatcATTTTGCTTTTATATAGTGATTTTTGTTTCCCTACAAGTTTGATCCAATTTGTTAGTTGCCTAATATTTTATTTGAGATAATTCGAGAAGCCTAACACACCGACTACAAGTTAAAATGTTGACTAagtacgaaaaaaattcaaatgaagcCCGAATAATTGTTAAGACATTTCAAAGTGAGTCAAACACAGCAAAAGGGTCACTGTTTAatgtgaaattatacaataattTGGGAGTACTGTCACGTGGTATTCCGGACCATTTTACAACGACACATTCCCGTGAGGTCTATCACTAAGCGCATCCATAGTGGacaaatcaaaattggataatcaaaagttattacatcatcttttgattatccatttaaggggttgttaaagttagcaatgtagatgtccacAGTAGCATAATCgaacattgaataatcaaaacttgccacatcaaagtttcaacttgtaaaaatctaaaaattgttaccatataaaacattttttaaaaatagttttcaaactaataaaaacatgttatttagaaataaaaataattttttgaaaatttttattttgaaaaataattttccaaaaaagttaatttttttttaaaatggctttttttaaataataatttttgaaaaacggtttaattgtttttttagaaagaaaaatcttcttttaaaaatatttttcttaaaaacattgttgggagagagagagagagagagagagagagagagagagagagagagagagagagagagagaaggttggttattggcaaaaagtttctaattttgattatccaagagtcaaaatttgatgagttgataagagcttgttaagtttggttataccaTTATAAGCACTTTTTAAAGGAAACGTTACTAATTTTAACAATcttatgattttggttattccactgtggatgctctaagtataTGGACTCTATAGAAATGTGTAGTTGTAAAGTAGCTAGTCTGGAGTGCCATGTGGCGGTGTTCCTGaattattgaataattttgctccctccgtcccactttgtttcgCCCGTTTcttttttgggatgtcccaaaaaattatgtatACTCCGTATcacacaatctataatattttatatattcaatatggatcttgtttgatagatctcaattcattattttaaacaaagtttttgaaatcataaaaaatattatagattgtgagatatataCAACTTGTTGGGACGTCTTAAAAAGGATACAACAAAgtgagacggatggagtaattgaTGACAATTGTCATTGACTAGCTAGCTCTACATATCCCACAGCCAACTTCATtatcctcctctctctctctctctctctctctctctctctctctctctctctcaaaatggaTAAAAAACCATGGAGCTCTCAAGATCAAGAGGTGAGAAAAGGGCCATGGACTATGGAAGAAGACTTGATCCTCATCAACTACATAGCCAATCATGGTGAAGGTGTATGGAACTCACTAGCTCGATCCGCAGGTAATAATCAATTACGCATTTAATTATTAAGTTCATAGCCATTTCCAATTATTTGATTTCCTCTTATTTCTTGCCGGTTTACGACCATGttgtgtttatttgtttttttttttaaatttcattttaggTCTGAAACGTACTGGAAAAAGTTGTCGGCTTCGGTGGCTGAATTACCTCCGACCGGACGTGAGGAGAGGGAATATTACACTGGAAGAACAAGTCTTGATCATGGAACTTCATGCCATGTGGGGAAATAGGTAAGTCCAAATAACATTAATTTACAATCTTTCCCACAGAAATATATAGGAGCCAATTAGCTTATTTCTTGTACTAACATTTTTGGGTCCATCGTATATCCTTgaagccatgagagagagagagagagagagagagagagagagagagagagagagagagagagagagagatttcaacGTCAagtaaagaaggaaaaaataaaaaccaattaTTGGCCGGCTACCAATCATTCTGTTTCAACAGCAACGTTGCAATTAGAATCTATACATAGCTATATACTAAAACCTCTAATTCTGTTTCATAGTCTTTGTATAATTGTATTGGTTTTTCTcaatgtaccatttgtcgagttCTATTAATAAAACTTTTGTTGCCGACCAAAAAAAGTCCCAAAATGGTTGGGCTGCCCCTCATGAattcatttcaaacaatttgaTCACAAAATGTATATTgccctccttttcttttctttttcccttaaAAGAAAACTAGAAtagagtttcaattttttttttttaacgcccCTCGAGCAatagggtttcaattaagtaTTCCATATTTTTGCCAACATTTTAGAAACTCATAGTACAAATGGTTTCTTTAACAAAAAATCTCGTATTTTACACCTGGTTACCATACACGTACAAGTAAACATGTGCATATGTAGTACATCATATGCAATTAGGCATGTTTTGTGAACCCACGAGGTCTGGTAAAATGGGCATAAAAAAGCAATAAGCGCTTGTCTTTCATGAGATCGGCTGTTCAAAATTCAATGGAGATCGATCAAACATCCGGGCCACTGGTGAGTTTATCCAGTTGTTAACTTTAGTGCCCTGCTATAATTAGTCGATCAAGGTGGGGCGCAAACTGTCCAAGATTTCTAGTTatcaaacgaaaaaaaaaattaggcacGTGGTGAATTGGGCAGCACGATCGATCGAGTTTTCCACTTTGGGGTAAGACCATTTCGATCGATGCCCATGTTATCTCTCCCCATCGGTTGAAAAGAGTAGTTGCCAAAGCCCAGTTTGCTTTGATCGATGCTGATATCTACCCTACCGTTTTTGGGACCATTTTAACACGAAGGGACCCGCAAAAAAAGGAACCGGCCATCTCCTCTCCCGTCTGCTGGATGGACCACAGGACCAGTACTACGTACGACACGTAAAGCTCATACATGGTCCACACCTTCGATGATTTACACGATTCACTCTTAGTCCGTCCCGATGTGAAAACTCGTTTCCgaagaaaaaattagtttcatcGGATATTATGATAACGCCTATGTATTGTTCGCTATCGTGGTTCGATTTGATCTGATCCTCTTCAAGGAGAAGAAAAAGCCACGTCTTAAGAAAACGTACGTAAGCTTTTCCACCGTACGTACAAAATTGATCCCATATTATTATGGATTGAAGTTTGAAAATGATGCATTCATGTATTTATTTCAagttaaattaaattcaaatcCCCTCATCTATGCCTGATTTTTACTTAACCTCCCTAATGTATAAAACTCAGTAACCCCCCTTAAAGTATTCATCTCATGGCAATAAAATTCCTTTCGTCAGCGAAACACTAGGATTTTGGATGGAACTTGCCGTGTGAGCAAAACATGACATGACAAATAAGATTTTATGATGGAATTACCATTCCTCTTCATGTAAGggtaaattttcaaaattagatGAGGCTGaggagaaaacaaagaaacctAATTGTAAAGGTCAGCTATGGAGAATCGCAGGCGATGACGGGATATAAGGTGATTGGGATTGGAATAGCTTAATTTGGTTGATTTTGGTGACTGGATTTAGTTTTCAATGTGGTGGTTTTACGGAGGTTATGGTAAAGAGAACATGGTACGTGGTTGATGATTGACGGACAAGAGGGTAAATTGTGATTTTCTGTGATGCCTTTTTGATATCTAGGATTCATATAGTTTAAGGGGGTTTTAAGCGCTGAGTTCTAAAGTTTAGAGATGTTAAGTGAAATAAGGTCATAGTTAAGGGGGTATAATATAATTTTACCctctatttcattttggttGTTTGTATTCACACCATTTTTATGATGGTGAAGGTGGTCGAAAATTGCAAAGCATCTGCCAGGAAGAACGGATAACGAAATCAAGAACTACTGGAGGACCAAAATCCAAAAACGCATTAATCCATCAAACACATTTAGTCATGTCAAACAAAGTACTTCCGAGCATAATCTTGATTCAGCCAATGCAAGCCAAAACCCTAGTTCAGTCATCGAAACCTACTCTTCGATGTCGTATCCCAGCTGCAACGATCGATCAAGCACCGGCCAAATGTCTGGCGCTACGGATATCCCTCATCATGCAGTTGAAACAAGTTCAGCAGATCCATCTTTTCCAGCAGGCTACCTCGACAACTTTCACGTAATTCCTTTTTCCAACGTGCCAAAGGAGATTAATGCTTGGGCAATGGAGGATTTATGGTCCATGCAGCGACTTAATTATGTGGATTAGATAAATTCATCACCCTAATTAGTAACTTAATTTACATTTGTTACTTCCATATTATCATAGTATATGTGCAATTGTTGTAATCAGAAGGGAGGAATCTGTGTGTATGAGTAGTACTCGTTTATATTGTGAATTGCATTTGTAGTTTTAACAAGCCTACAAGCCAACCCTTGGTTGGTTTCCAGTCTCCCTAAGGCCCGGGTCTCAAGAGGCTAGCTTATGAATGTCGAAGGCTGGCATTCTAATTTTGCTGGTTTGCCGGTAGTTTTTCCTTGTAGTGAAGCCATCTCTTGTTGGTTCTGTTTAATCGTTGTTAACTTTGTTT
Proteins encoded in this window:
- the LOC131304830 gene encoding MYB-like transcription factor EOBII, which encodes MDKKPWSSQDQEVRKGPWTMEEDLILINYIANHGEGVWNSLARSAGLKRTGKSCRLRWLNYLRPDVRRGNITLEEQVLIMELHAMWGNRWSKIAKHLPGRTDNEIKNYWRTKIQKRINPSNTFSHVKQSTSEHNLDSANASQNPSSVIETYSSMSYPSCNDRSSTGQMSGATDIPHHAVETSSADPSFPAGYLDNFHVIPFSNVPKEINAWAMEDLWSMQRLNYVD